A genomic window from Sulfurimonas paralvinellae includes:
- a CDS encoding thioredoxin domain-containing protein, with translation MKILFVMLFLVVSLLQAKVFTNALAKETSPYLLQHADNPVVWMPLGKEAFLKANKENKPLYISIGYSTCHWCHVMEEESFTNIQIAALLNKYFICIKVDREELPQTDALYQNIYKKYSGHAGGWPLNVFMTPQKDVFYITTYIPPKQRPYAEGFDTLLPKLHRLYLNKKHLQKAVENIAHATQKREKSIMKKDITLNAFVNSFKKMYDSDYPGFGHSKQFPQASKIALTLDLAELTQDAKLKEAYLTLLDTMAMRGLYDHIEGGFFRYSVDVEWEIPHFEKMLYTQAELLPLYVRGYEISHKPLYKDIVTESIAMLDKRFVWNNLYFSASDADSDAEEGGYYTFSRSEIDKALKYNVHEDDIKEALGFRLEGNMHVKIHLGFDNDERPKGFREFQTMLREVRKSKKFPFIDKKINTAWNAMMIEALYKADYIDVKYAKKANRHLQALQNLMLREQELYHQSVPDHIPSQKGLLEDYAFFIGALIASYESSYDEDKLMLAEYLLWQAKEKFYKNGVWYLSEQRNVKADLNDKYYTSSLSKIIQDILKLSGIKESLRYEKLAYASMNNLHLELQERLADAPALARAYLMQKEGVVSLKSKKENLLKNYKKIQEILYPYIVTVPKDYDSYLACTLRQCFSQEKELKLIIEKINRYKKKI, from the coding sequence CTTATCTGCTGCAGCATGCAGACAATCCTGTTGTATGGATGCCATTAGGAAAAGAAGCTTTTCTTAAAGCAAACAAAGAGAATAAACCTCTCTATATTTCCATAGGTTACTCGACCTGTCACTGGTGCCATGTCATGGAAGAAGAGTCATTTACAAACATTCAAATAGCAGCTTTGTTAAATAAATACTTCATCTGTATCAAAGTGGATCGTGAAGAGCTGCCGCAGACCGATGCCCTCTATCAAAATATATATAAGAAATATTCTGGACATGCAGGCGGCTGGCCTTTAAATGTTTTTATGACACCTCAAAAAGATGTTTTTTATATTACGACCTATATCCCTCCAAAACAGAGACCTTATGCGGAAGGCTTTGATACTCTGTTGCCAAAACTGCATCGACTCTATCTGAACAAAAAACATTTACAAAAAGCCGTTGAAAATATTGCTCACGCAACACAAAAAAGAGAGAAAAGTATAATGAAAAAAGATATCACACTCAATGCTTTTGTAAACTCTTTTAAAAAAATGTATGATAGTGATTATCCCGGATTTGGACATTCAAAACAATTTCCGCAAGCTTCCAAAATTGCTTTGACGCTTGATCTGGCAGAACTCACGCAGGATGCTAAACTCAAAGAAGCCTATCTTACCCTGCTTGACACAATGGCAATGCGAGGGCTTTATGATCATATAGAAGGCGGTTTCTTTCGTTACAGTGTCGATGTCGAATGGGAAATTCCCCATTTTGAAAAGATGCTCTATACACAGGCAGAACTCCTGCCTCTTTATGTAAGAGGTTATGAGATCTCACATAAACCACTCTATAAAGATATTGTCACAGAGAGTATAGCAATGCTTGATAAAAGATTTGTTTGGAACAATCTTTACTTCAGTGCGAGTGATGCGGACAGTGATGCAGAAGAGGGTGGTTACTACACCTTCTCACGCAGTGAAATAGATAAAGCACTTAAATACAATGTTCACGAAGATGATATCAAAGAGGCACTTGGATTTCGTCTCGAGGGGAATATGCATGTCAAAATTCATCTCGGTTTTGACAATGATGAACGTCCAAAAGGTTTTAGAGAGTTTCAAACTATGCTGCGTGAGGTACGAAAGAGTAAAAAATTTCCTTTCATAGATAAGAAGATCAATACTGCGTGGAATGCGATGATGATAGAAGCGCTCTACAAAGCGGACTATATAGATGTTAAGTACGCAAAAAAAGCGAACAGACATCTTCAAGCACTGCAAAATCTGATGCTGCGTGAGCAAGAGCTTTACCATCAGAGTGTGCCGGATCATATACCAAGTCAAAAAGGACTTTTAGAAGATTACGCTTTTTTTATTGGTGCTTTGATCGCTTCTTATGAGAGCAGTTATGATGAAGATAAGCTGATGCTTGCTGAGTATCTGCTTTGGCAGGCTAAAGAGAAATTTTATAAAAATGGTGTCTGGTACTTGAGTGAGCAAAGAAATGTGAAGGCTGATCTGAATGACAAATACTACACTTCCTCACTCTCTAAAATAATTCAAGACATTCTAAAACTCTCTGGCATTAAAGAGTCATTGCGTTATGAAAAACTAGCTTATGCAAGTATGAATAATCTACATTTAGAACTACAGGAAAGGTTGGCTGATGCCCCTGCACTTGCAAGAGCATATTTGATGCAAAAAGAGGGTGTGGTCTCTTTAAAGAGCAAAAAAGAGAATTTGCTGAAAAACTATAAAAAAATTCAAGAGATTCTTTATCCCTATATCGTGACCGTACCTAAAGATTATGACAGCTATCTGGCTTGCACACTACGACAGTGTTTTAGCCAAGAGAAAGAGTTGAAATTAATTATTGAGAAAATCAACAGATATAAGAAAAAAATATAG
- a CDS encoding DUF4395 domain-containing protein: protein MANSCPLNFVKVDSNIARFSSLFVALLVIVYLITNNVWILYFLAFDFIMKLFLNPGISPIMMLATFLKGLFKIKDKFTDGGAKKLAGMFGLTFVILLIIAHYLDIWVLSLGIAIVFLICSLLDVFLNFCIGCKIYYIIRKIYPNFMNNL from the coding sequence ATGGCGAACTCCTGTCCTCTTAACTTTGTAAAGGTCGATTCAAACATTGCACGATTCAGCTCACTATTTGTTGCGTTGCTGGTCATTGTCTATCTCATTACAAACAATGTTTGGATTCTCTATTTTTTAGCATTTGATTTTATAATGAAACTTTTTTTAAACCCGGGAATCTCGCCAATAATGATGCTGGCAACTTTTTTAAAGGGTCTGTTTAAAATAAAAGACAAATTTACTGATGGCGGTGCAAAAAAATTGGCAGGAATGTTTGGACTGACATTTGTCATACTACTGATAATCGCGCACTATCTTGATATCTGGGTACTTTCTCTTGGGATTGCCATTGTGTTTTTAATCTGTTCACTGCTCGATGTCTTCTTAAACTTTTGCATTGGTTGTAAAATTTACTATATAATTCGAAAAATATATCCAAATTTTATGAATAATTTATAG
- a CDS encoding APC family permease, whose product MRSIGLLGAISIGIGGMVGGGIFAVLGEAVSLAHGATAVAFGIAGLVAILTAYSYAKLSVTYQSEGGTVTFIDKAFGDNILSGSVNLMLWLSYLVTISLYATAFASYGETFFTQKSNLLHHGLITFAILLPAVINLVSASFVGKSETVIVVIKVSLLILVIVAGASYVDTARMSPEHWGTPLSIVTAGMIIFVAYEGFELIANSAEDIKEPLKNLPRAFYASVGIVIVLYILIAIITVGSVSEDVLMKAKDYALAAAAQPSLGHTGFVLVSFAALLSTFSAINATIYGNARLGYIVAKDGKLPRSLMDEDKKSGVPFRGVLYTTLLSLILANSIDLTEIAIIGSAGFLLIFTLVNLSAYTLREEIGANKFVVVISSILAFLALCTLMLHTYNSNPRAVVIFMSFIIISVLFELIYGRYVRGQIFNRKYKKAKN is encoded by the coding sequence ATGCGAAGCATAGGACTTTTAGGCGCGATATCTATAGGTATCGGCGGTATGGTAGGCGGTGGAATCTTTGCCGTTTTGGGTGAAGCGGTCTCTTTGGCTCACGGTGCAACGGCAGTGGCCTTTGGAATTGCAGGACTAGTGGCTATTTTAACGGCATATTCTTATGCAAAACTCTCTGTTACTTACCAAAGCGAAGGAGGAACAGTCACATTTATAGATAAAGCTTTTGGAGATAACATCCTCTCAGGAAGTGTCAATCTGATGCTGTGGCTGAGTTATCTTGTAACTATTTCACTCTATGCTACAGCTTTTGCATCGTATGGAGAGACCTTTTTTACACAAAAAAGTAATTTGCTCCATCATGGACTCATAACATTTGCCATTCTTCTGCCTGCTGTTATCAATCTTGTCTCTGCCTCTTTTGTTGGAAAGAGCGAGACGGTTATTGTCGTTATAAAGGTCTCACTGCTTATCTTAGTCATTGTTGCCGGTGCTTCTTACGTCGATACTGCGAGAATGTCGCCGGAACATTGGGGAACACCGCTTTCTATTGTAACAGCGGGAATGATCATTTTTGTAGCTTATGAAGGTTTTGAACTTATAGCTAACTCTGCTGAAGATATTAAAGAACCGTTAAAAAATCTGCCTCGGGCTTTTTATGCTTCTGTCGGTATCGTTATAGTGCTTTATATTCTCATTGCTATTATTACGGTGGGAAGTGTCAGTGAAGATGTTTTGATGAAAGCAAAAGATTATGCCCTTGCTGCTGCAGCGCAGCCTTCACTTGGTCATACAGGCTTTGTGCTTGTCTCATTTGCCGCACTGCTTTCTACTTTTTCTGCTATCAATGCAACCATCTACGGCAATGCCAGACTTGGCTATATCGTTGCAAAAGATGGAAAGCTCCCTCGGTCACTGATGGATGAAGACAAAAAAAGCGGTGTGCCTTTTCGAGGGGTGCTCTATACGACACTGCTGAGTCTTATTCTTGCAAATAGTATTGACCTTACGGAGATAGCCATCATTGGGAGTGCAGGGTTTTTACTCATCTTTACACTTGTAAATCTCAGTGCATATACCCTGCGTGAGGAGATAGGAGCAAATAAATTCGTTGTCGTGATATCTTCTATATTGGCATTTTTGGCGCTTTGTACCTTGATGCTGCATACATACAACTCCAATCCGAGAGCTGTCGTTATTTTTATGTCTTTCATCATTATCTCCGTCTTGTTTGAACTTATTTACGGACGTTATGTCCGTGGGCAGATATTTAACAGAAAATATAAAAAAGCAAAAAATTAA
- a CDS encoding TolC family protein, which produces MKKFLLLLFFCTSVVNAEVLTLQESIDKVLQNYPDVKTFELKIKQSESSYRSAFADYLPQVEVQGEYDATGTYVLPQNGSFHTVDDSGWNAGVNLKQKIWDFSKTSSKVNASKVDKDISQLSLKELKALLVYKVKSLYELMVVQSEAIEVRKKDLESKEAYYEQARALVKQGLKTEADANRFLSAVYLAKDNLAIAQTSYEKAKATLSLYMDEKIPQNITLEREFLKREFHSPANLQKDILQSNYSLQIDEQNIKKNILLHKSAQASHYGSIDAIASYNHIDTLNVYDTKLAGVTLSIPLYSGGRVSAEAQKAQISAQIAAEQKRSRELALKEELNNLLFDIERYNNTVAARKAQLTSAQSTKNVLDARYKEGLATYIEVLDATSQVLNARLSLLETYYSRALSMDRIDYLQGKIDE; this is translated from the coding sequence ATGAAAAAATTTTTACTGCTTTTGTTTTTTTGTACTTCTGTTGTCAATGCAGAAGTTTTGACGCTGCAGGAGAGCATTGACAAAGTCCTGCAAAATTATCCGGATGTCAAGACGTTTGAGCTAAAGATAAAACAGTCCGAATCCTCTTACAGATCGGCATTTGCAGATTATCTGCCTCAAGTTGAAGTTCAGGGAGAATACGATGCGACAGGGACCTATGTATTGCCGCAAAACGGCTCTTTTCATACTGTAGATGATTCAGGATGGAATGCCGGTGTCAATCTTAAACAAAAGATATGGGATTTTTCAAAGACATCTTCAAAGGTAAATGCTTCCAAAGTTGACAAAGATATCTCACAACTCTCTCTCAAGGAGTTGAAGGCCCTTTTAGTCTATAAGGTGAAAAGTCTTTATGAACTCATGGTAGTACAGAGTGAGGCTATTGAAGTTCGTAAAAAAGATCTTGAATCCAAAGAAGCGTATTATGAACAGGCAAGAGCACTTGTAAAACAGGGGCTCAAAACCGAAGCGGATGCAAACCGTTTTCTCTCTGCCGTCTATCTTGCTAAAGATAATCTCGCCATTGCACAAACAAGTTATGAAAAAGCAAAGGCAACACTTTCTCTCTATATGGATGAAAAAATCCCGCAAAATATCACTTTAGAGAGAGAATTTTTAAAGCGGGAATTTCATTCGCCTGCCAATTTGCAAAAAGATATACTGCAGAGTAACTATTCACTGCAGATAGATGAACAGAACATCAAAAAAAATATACTCCTGCATAAATCTGCACAGGCTTCGCATTACGGTTCCATAGATGCTATTGCTTCATACAACCATATTGACACCTTGAATGTGTATGATACAAAACTTGCGGGTGTGACGCTGAGTATTCCTCTCTACAGCGGTGGAAGAGTTTCCGCTGAAGCACAAAAAGCACAAATATCGGCACAGATAGCAGCGGAACAAAAACGTTCGCGTGAGCTTGCACTCAAGGAGGAGTTGAACAATCTTCTCTTTGATATTGAGCGTTATAACAATACTGTCGCTGCACGAAAAGCACAGTTGACGTCTGCACAGAGTACAAAGAATGTTCTCGATGCACGTTATAAAGAGGGTCTTGCAACATACATAGAGGTTTTAGATGCGACATCACAGGTGCTCAATGCTCGTTTGTCCCTGTTGGAAACTTACTACTCAAGAGCACTGAGTATGGATAGAATTGATTATCTTCAAGGAAAAATAGATGAATAG
- a CDS encoding efflux RND transporter periplasmic adaptor subunit — protein MNRYIKYVVMVIVVVFVAALFYNKVYIPKSTYAKVTAQKGNIDISVFGIGNVSARDIYTVNSQVPAKIKEIKTDAGEWVKKGDLLVVLDAVDLPQLLEEVKISVQKATLNLEAANKELQTLLAQKKLALITYKRYEKLKEQSFASQSEYDKAKADLDVLSAQIGANLAQIASAKAEIKRAKKSVEALREKLKQYKIYAPIDGYVIQRTADSAQSVLTSQPILKIVDPKTVWIQAYIDERISGSIKVDQHATITLRSKADEKLHGYVKRIVPQSDSVTQEREVDIAFEKLPIPFYINEQAEVSIVTKQLKDVLTIPVDAIVHSDGKSAVWLNKKGHASLYKINVLGIDDTVAAVKELPQNAVILIPSTGKKTLREGMRVH, from the coding sequence ATGAATAGATATATAAAATATGTGGTGATGGTTATTGTTGTTGTCTTTGTAGCTGCACTTTTTTACAATAAGGTCTACATTCCAAAAAGTACTTATGCCAAAGTTACGGCACAAAAAGGAAATATTGATATATCGGTCTTTGGCATCGGTAATGTCAGCGCAAGAGATATCTACACTGTCAATTCACAGGTACCGGCAAAGATAAAGGAGATAAAAACCGATGCCGGAGAATGGGTAAAAAAAGGTGATTTGTTGGTAGTGCTTGATGCTGTTGATCTGCCGCAGCTTTTAGAAGAGGTAAAAATATCGGTACAAAAAGCCACGTTGAACTTAGAAGCTGCAAACAAAGAGCTGCAAACGCTTTTGGCGCAAAAAAAGCTGGCACTCATCACCTATAAGCGCTATGAAAAACTCAAAGAGCAGTCCTTTGCATCACAATCGGAGTATGACAAGGCAAAGGCAGACCTTGATGTACTCAGCGCACAGATAGGTGCAAATCTTGCACAGATAGCGTCCGCAAAAGCAGAAATAAAGCGTGCAAAAAAGAGTGTAGAAGCGCTGCGTGAGAAGCTCAAACAGTACAAAATATATGCACCGATCGACGGCTATGTCATCCAAAGAACAGCAGATAGTGCCCAAAGTGTTTTGACATCGCAGCCGATCTTAAAGATAGTAGATCCAAAAACTGTATGGATTCAGGCTTATATAGATGAGCGAATTAGCGGTAGTATAAAAGTCGATCAACATGCAACTATAACACTGCGATCTAAAGCAGATGAAAAACTTCATGGTTATGTCAAGAGAATAGTTCCACAGAGTGACAGTGTGACACAGGAGCGTGAGGTAGACATCGCCTTTGAAAAACTGCCTATCCCTTTTTATATCAACGAACAGGCAGAGGTATCCATCGTTACAAAGCAGTTAAAAGATGTTTTGACAATTCCGGTAGATGCCATAGTACACAGCGATGGTAAAAGTGCTGTATGGCTGAATAAAAAAGGACATGCCTCTTTATATAAGATCAATGTTCTTGGTATTGATGACACTGTGGCAGCTGTAAAAGAGCTGCCTCAAAATGCAGTAATACTTATACCTTCGACAGGTAAAAAAACATTGCGTGAAGGAATGAGAGTTCACTGA
- a CDS encoding ABC transporter permease: MINLAQKEISHTFGKFIVTAMGVGMLLGIVMIMMGVYRGMIIDAQVLLNDLDVDLWVVQENTLGPFAEASRVHEDLKDTIRVIEGVDKSEGITFQNLQLPSKEGAVRVFAVGFNPFGAINPINADRLVAGRGLQHSHYEMVVTDKTGFKLHEKINLGRDLYTVVGITHGTVSSGGDPLVYISLKDAQELQFLYSNARIRNDRARGINGLNSHMVNAVVATVKNGYDVDSVAESIRRFKHKSVYTGSEERKILTQNLIKMASKQIGMFTVILVVVSTIIIALIIYTMTLEKMKEIAIMKLIGIPNAMIIKMIVQETVLMGVLAFIAGNIFAHLIYSKFPKRVVLETPDAFGLFVVVIIASILASFVGVKKVISADPSEAIGG; the protein is encoded by the coding sequence ATGATAAATCTGGCACAAAAAGAGATCTCCCATACTTTTGGTAAGTTCATAGTGACTGCTATGGGCGTGGGTATGCTGCTTGGCATAGTTATGATAATGATGGGAGTATATCGCGGGATGATCATTGATGCACAGGTTCTGCTCAATGATCTCGATGTTGATCTGTGGGTAGTACAGGAAAACACCCTCGGACCCTTTGCTGAGGCTTCGAGAGTGCATGAAGACCTAAAAGATACGATTCGAGTGATAGAAGGTGTGGACAAATCCGAAGGCATTACTTTTCAAAATCTGCAACTCCCATCAAAAGAGGGAGCTGTACGTGTATTTGCCGTTGGTTTTAATCCTTTTGGTGCTATTAATCCCATCAATGCAGATCGTCTTGTCGCAGGACGGGGACTGCAGCATTCGCACTATGAAATGGTCGTAACAGATAAGACAGGATTTAAGCTGCATGAGAAGATAAATCTGGGACGGGATCTCTACACTGTTGTCGGTATCACACATGGTACGGTCTCTTCAGGTGGTGATCCGCTTGTCTACATCTCTTTAAAGGATGCACAGGAGTTACAGTTTCTTTACTCAAATGCGCGCATACGAAATGACAGAGCACGCGGCATAAACGGTCTTAATTCGCATATGGTCAATGCCGTTGTCGCAACTGTAAAAAATGGGTATGACGTTGATAGTGTTGCTGAGAGTATCCGAAGATTTAAGCATAAATCAGTGTATACCGGCAGTGAAGAGAGAAAAATTTTGACACAAAATCTCATTAAGATGGCATCCAAACAGATAGGGATGTTTACGGTTATTTTAGTGGTCGTTTCAACGATAATCATCGCTCTTATCATCTACACGATGACGCTTGAAAAGATGAAAGAGATAGCCATTATGAAACTCATCGGTATTCCAAACGCTATGATAATAAAAATGATCGTTCAGGAGACTGTTTTGATGGGGGTTTTGGCTTTTATAGCAGGAAATATCTTTGCACATCTTATCTATAGTAAATTTCCAAAACGGGTTGTACTCGAGACACCGGATGCATTTGGGCTTTTTGTTGTTGTTATTATCGCTTCGATCCTTGCTTCATTTGTTGGAGTAAAGAAAGTGATAAGCGCAGACCCTTCAGAAGCGATAGGAGGATAG
- a CDS encoding ABC transporter ATP-binding protein translates to MNKQAIKVENLVKNFGKGESLVEVINGASFEVNKGELVALVAPSGAGKTTLLMMIGCVEEPTSGRIWLGDEKVYENRWLTKETRKIRREKIGFIFQAHYLIPFLNIIENVTLVPQTNGISKEESEKTAMELLEYFEISDKAHAMPSELSGGQNQRAAIARALANKPQIILADEPTAALDIKRSVDVVKMLKKIATDQDVAVIMVTHDEAMLPLCDRILKIEDKKVVSSEVPRDTKIL, encoded by the coding sequence ATGAACAAACAGGCGATAAAAGTAGAGAACCTTGTTAAAAACTTTGGAAAAGGAGAGAGCCTTGTTGAGGTAATTAACGGGGCTTCTTTTGAGGTAAATAAAGGTGAACTCGTAGCACTTGTCGCACCAAGTGGGGCGGGAAAGACAACGCTGCTGATGATGATAGGCTGCGTGGAAGAGCCGACAAGTGGGAGAATATGGCTTGGGGATGAGAAAGTCTATGAAAACAGATGGCTGACAAAAGAGACGCGAAAGATACGACGTGAGAAGATAGGTTTTATCTTTCAGGCACACTATCTCATTCCATTTTTAAATATCATTGAAAATGTAACACTTGTACCGCAGACCAATGGCATCTCGAAGGAAGAGAGTGAAAAAACAGCGATGGAGCTGCTGGAGTATTTTGAAATTAGCGATAAAGCTCACGCAATGCCTTCAGAACTCTCAGGAGGGCAGAACCAGCGTGCAGCGATCGCACGGGCATTGGCTAACAAACCGCAGATAATCTTAGCAGATGAACCGACAGCGGCACTTGACATAAAACGTTCTGTAGATGTTGTCAAAATGCTCAAAAAGATTGCAACAGATCAGGATGTAGCCGTCATCATGGTCACGCATGATGAAGCGATGCTGCCGCTTTGTGATAGAATACTCAAGATAGAAGATAAAAAAGTGGTATCGAGTGAGGTACCGCGGGATACAAAAATATTGTAA
- a CDS encoding MFS transporter: MKNINTNIIALGWVSFFTDMASSMVTTLLPIFVVYVLHEGVDKLGVIIAIATFVSYSLRIVFGYLSDKYQIVKPFVVGGYLISAITKPLLMFTHSYASVALLRSVERMGKAVRSASKDSLISTYSEKSKAGKSFGFHKMMDVSGEMSGALIVVAVFYFTARNETFIRDIFGWTLIPGLIGVLIALFFVQDAPKVTKKSVVVAQKEDYKLLWILGSYFLFVFFLMSDQYFILQAKESGMTLFEIPLLVIVSTLTQALLSYYSGTLIDRIGSKVMLFIAYLFGIGSIISLGYGNVWAAFVLLGAFTVISLNAMRAYISKNALSQGFIYGIFYGGVAIFSALGALSIGEIWHQFSFHNAVLFSITGCSFVALVLFVSFWFKSPTA, from the coding sequence GTGAAAAATATCAACACAAATATCATAGCACTTGGATGGGTAAGCTTTTTTACCGATATGGCATCGTCCATGGTCACAACTCTGCTGCCTATCTTTGTTGTCTATGTTTTACATGAGGGTGTTGACAAACTGGGTGTCATTATCGCCATTGCAACTTTCGTATCTTACTCTCTGCGTATTGTCTTTGGTTATTTGAGTGACAAATATCAAATCGTTAAGCCGTTTGTAGTCGGGGGATATCTCATTTCTGCCATAACGAAGCCGCTTTTGATGTTCACGCACTCTTACGCTTCTGTAGCACTTTTACGTTCTGTTGAGAGGATGGGAAAGGCCGTGCGTTCGGCGTCCAAAGATTCGCTTATCAGCACATACAGCGAAAAATCAAAAGCCGGTAAGAGTTTCGGCTTTCATAAAATGATGGATGTCTCAGGTGAGATGAGCGGTGCATTGATTGTCGTGGCTGTTTTTTATTTCACTGCACGAAATGAGACTTTTATCCGTGATATCTTTGGCTGGACGCTGATTCCAGGGCTTATAGGTGTTTTGATTGCACTGTTCTTTGTACAAGACGCTCCTAAAGTAACAAAAAAAAGTGTCGTAGTGGCTCAAAAAGAAGATTATAAACTTTTGTGGATTTTAGGGAGTTATTTTCTCTTTGTATTTTTTTTGATGAGTGATCAGTATTTTATACTGCAGGCAAAAGAGAGTGGCATGACACTCTTTGAAATTCCGTTACTGGTTATTGTCTCAACGCTCACGCAGGCTCTTTTAAGCTATTACAGCGGTACACTGATAGATAGAATCGGCTCAAAAGTGATGCTTTTTATCGCCTATCTTTTTGGTATTGGATCCATTATATCACTGGGTTACGGTAATGTCTGGGCAGCTTTTGTTCTTCTGGGTGCATTTACCGTCATTTCACTCAATGCTATGCGTGCCTATATTTCAAAGAATGCACTCTCACAAGGGTTTATCTATGGAATATTCTATGGAGGTGTTGCTATTTTCAGTGCCTTGGGAGCTTTGAGCATAGGGGAGATATGGCACCAGTTCAGTTTTCATAATGCAGTGCTCTTTAGCATAACAGGGTGCAGCTTTGTGGCTTTGGTGCTTTTTGTGAGTTTTTGGTTTAAATCTCCTACTGCTTAA